In the genome of Phlebotomus papatasi isolate M1 chromosome 2, Ppap_2.1, whole genome shotgun sequence, one region contains:
- the LOC129803327 gene encoding nuclear pore complex protein Nup75, with product MDDPDCIYTIFDNKCKAAGITGTWVTPDTLSVTAFRPVLSNTRDQVSKYVSKDSTNIYHLKFPFIFSEPILTDFVGETCAIFRTLRTIKSSEQKVDYVKISQSYRSTIRTYLEKLQDSIASASDEALIERHKNLITQLYYTECIWHLCEILFVDRVVSGMIVLKLMEWIRFHIPQSERLATELLINGREADSHEDYWTVVRDLILQGQVEVARALLKLHSSSESLTFQITEQILKAMPVFNNYGGLPIQKFRSQWQYWITDTRSKLSTGVLMEQPELETIVLLAIGDEMAWTEQAKMSDCWYEYLPGYLFYTEPTCKFFELGTFAGQWLTRWMGAHGHRESVAMKQLDRVILSVMENDMHQVLHDIQNIYDNKWFVTHLTDLLHSCGQLEVIGEQQTNVASELRDSLIFEYGCILMSQREFWIFGMDYLEYGPPEGLGAVEIYLSKLPIYSDDDAEQILIAAKEKGLPSIERDVCRVVSARYLSEGDFGNALVWGVRSQDNIYVTSIADIFLNYYCKHGEILCPEVLPQIASKMFVSPRLVFLVKYYDFHQFYKRKEFPQAAELLINLLDSRITPEFFWPTLLADTIPLLESSDPKIPSKETTQIIHHLEAEFLPLVEKVKQITAIGGEMKTPILNHTRFQDIEELIKLLRMAAARNLARMLIIENTVL from the exons ATGGATGATCCAGATTGTATCTAT ACTATCTTCGATAACAAGTGCAAAGCAGCCGGTATTACCGGAACATGGGTGACTCCGGATACTCTCTCAGTAACAGCCTTCCGGCCAGTTCTCAG CAATACCCGGGATCAAGTGTCCAAATACGTCAGCAAAGACAGCACCAATATTTATCATCTCAAGTTCCCATTCATCTTCTCTGAACCCATCCTCACGGACTTTGTGGGAGAGACCTGTGCAATTTTTCGCACTCTTCGCACTATCAAGTCCTCAGAACAGAAGGTGGACTACGTAAAAATCTCCCAGTCCTACAGGAGTACCATTAGAACCTACCTGGAGAAACTTCAAGATTCTATAGCTTCAGCTTCAGATGAGGCTCTTATTGAAAGGCATAAGAATCTCATAACGCAGCTCTACTACACAGAATGCATTTGGCACCTCTGTGAGATTCTCTTCGTGGACAGAGTGGTGTCCGGGATGATTGTGCTGAAGCTGATGGAATGGATTCGTTTTCACATTCCACAATCTGAGCGTCTGGCCACGGAATTACTGATAAATGGACGGGAGGCAGATTCTCATGAAGATTACTGGACTGTGGTGAGAGATTTAATTCTGCAGGGGCAAGTAGAAGTCGCCAGAGCACTCCTGAAATTGCACTCTTCCTCTGAAAGCCTGACCTTCCAGATCACCGAGCAAATCCTCAAAGCAATGCCGGTCTTCAAT AACTACGGAGGCCTCCCTATCCAGAAATTCCGATCTCAGTGGCAATATTGGATCACTGATACGCGTTCTAAGTTATCCACTGGTGTCCTGATGGAACAACCAGAGCTAGAGACAATCGTACTTCTAGCAATTGGAGACGAAATGGCATGGACTGAACAGGCAAAAATGTCCGATTGCTGGTACGAATACCTTCCAGGATATCTCTTCTATACTGAACCTACGTGCAAGTTCTTTGAGTTGGGCACTTTTGCTGGACAGTGGCTCACGCGGTGGATGGGAGCTCATGGTCACAGGGAGTCTGTGGCTATGAAACAGCTGGATCGGGTGATTCTGAGCGTAATGGAGAATGATATGCATCAAGTTCTTCACGATATTCAAAATATCTATGACAACAAATGGTTTGTCACGCATCTAACTGATCTCCTTCATTCCTGCGGCCAACTGGAAGTGATTGGGGAGCAGCAAACAAA TGTTGCAAGTGAATTGAGGGATTCCCTGATCTTCGAATATGGCTGCATTTTGATGAGTCAACGGGAGTTCTGGATATTTGGCATGGATTACTTGGAGTATGGGCCACCTGAGGGATTAGGTGCTGTAGAGATTTATCTCTCTAAACTGCCCATATATTCAGATGATGATGCTGAACAGATTTTAATAGCTGCCAAAGAGAAGGGATTACCTTCTATTGAGAGGGATGTCTGTCGTGTTGTGTCAGCTCGGTATCTGTCTGAAGGAGATTTTGGGAATGCTCTCGTTTGGGGTGTTCGATCTCAAGATAACATCTACGTGACATCTATAGCGGATATCTTCCTAAAT TACTACTGCAAACATGGAGAAATTCTCTGTCCTGAGGTTCTTCCTCAGATAGCTTCAAAAATGTTTGTGTCACCTCGATTAGTTTTCCTGGTGAAGTATTACGATTTCCATCAGTTCTACAAGCGCAAGGAATTTCCTCAAGCTGCAGAATTGCTGATCAATCTTCTGGATTCCCGGATAACGCCTGAATT CTTCTGGCCAACTCTCCTGGCGGACACAATCCCACTTCTGGAATCGAGTGACCCAAAAATTCCCTCAAAGGAAACCACTCAAATAATCCATCATCTTGAAGCTGAATTTCTGCCACTTGTGGAGAAAGTGAAGCAAATCACGGCCATTGGCGGAGAGATGAAGACCCCAATTCTAAATCACACTCGTTTTCAGGACATAGAGGAACTCATTAAATTACTCCGCATGGCAGCTGCCAGAAACCTAGCTCGAATGCTGATCATTGAAAACACTGTCCTCTAG